The Denticeps clupeoides chromosome 5, fDenClu1.1, whole genome shotgun sequence genome includes a region encoding these proteins:
- the LOC114789807 gene encoding dispanin subfamily A member 2b-like: MDASKQPGAWSSDEKSGIQPPPYQDNPQLYPPPGPLYQGGYYPPGPGISPPGAYGQPYPQGQIPVGQQSTVMVQPTVYVTRTPLANPFPDYLAYSIFTMICCCLPLGIAALVYSISTRDANFQGDQHLAEKNSKTARNLNHAGLGIGLTVVIIYVICAVVLASR; this comes from the exons ATGGATGCCAGCAAGCAACCTGGTGCCTGGAGCTCAGACGAAAAATCAGGAATTCAGCCACCACCTTATCAAGACAATCCTCAACTTTATCCTCCTCCAGGTCCTTTGTACCAAGGAGGCTACTACCCACCTGGTCCTGGGATTTCACCACCAGGCGCCTATGGCCAGCCTTATCCACAGGGTCAAATCCCTGTTGGGCAGCAATCCACTGTCATGGTCCAGCCTACGGTATATGTGACCCGGACCCCACTTGCCAATCCCTTTCCAGATTACCTGGCATACTCCATTTTCACCATGATCTGCTGCTGCCTCCCTCTGGGCATCGCTGCGCTTGTCTACTCCATTTCA ACCCGTGATGCCAATTTTCAAGGAGATCAACATCTGGCAGAGAAGAATTCAAAAACTGCACGAAATCTGAATCATGCTGGACTTGGCATTGGCTTGACTGTCGTCATCATCTATGTCATCTGTGCCGTTGTCTTAGCTTCCCGCTGA